From Pseudovibrio sp. Tun.PSC04-5.I4, a single genomic window includes:
- a CDS encoding protein-disulfide reductase DsbD domain-containing protein — protein sequence MISRIFKSTLIAAALLTAPVTSAFSSNVSEWVIVQGGAVRLLRASEPNADGIYRGGIEFRLESGWHTYWRYPGEAGIPTEASFVNSVNVAEAEVLFPAPETYNDGFSTSLIYTDKVILPVLIKRFNDGRPAVLNADLTFGICKDICIPGQAEVSMILPTKSANDVVADKLVQEAFAKLPIGQGDMPSQFSATKITGEDKDRTLTFTAKVPRGDKAPELFVEGPAGSYHGVPLLGSVKKGKAKWSLPYNGLPEDVSKLDLRLTLVTTDGAYEETQSVEVPQSASSK from the coding sequence ATGATTTCTAGAATCTTCAAATCAACCCTCATTGCTGCTGCGTTGCTGACGGCTCCTGTTACAAGCGCCTTCTCTTCAAATGTGTCTGAGTGGGTGATCGTACAAGGTGGTGCTGTGCGCCTCCTTCGTGCAAGTGAGCCAAACGCTGATGGTATTTATCGAGGAGGGATTGAATTCCGCCTCGAAAGCGGTTGGCATACCTATTGGCGGTATCCGGGAGAAGCGGGCATTCCAACGGAGGCCAGCTTTGTAAATTCCGTGAATGTGGCAGAAGCGGAAGTTTTATTTCCAGCGCCTGAAACTTATAATGACGGGTTTTCCACGTCGCTGATTTACACTGACAAAGTTATCCTCCCTGTCCTCATTAAGCGGTTTAATGATGGTCGTCCGGCAGTTCTCAATGCTGACCTGACTTTTGGCATCTGTAAAGACATCTGCATTCCCGGTCAGGCTGAGGTCTCTATGATCTTGCCAACCAAAAGTGCCAATGATGTGGTCGCCGATAAATTGGTGCAAGAAGCTTTCGCAAAGCTGCCCATTGGCCAAGGCGATATGCCGAGCCAGTTCTCTGCAACGAAAATTACTGGGGAAGATAAAGACCGAACGCTGACCTTTACCGCCAAAGTTCCTCGTGGCGACAAAGCACCCGAGCTTTTTGTGGAGGGTCCGGCTGGGTCCTATCACGGCGTGCCTTTGTTGGGTTCTGTGAAAAAAGGAAAGGCCAAATGGTCTTTACCCTACAATGGATTACCAGAGGATGTAAGCAAGCTGGACTTGCGTTTGACACTGGTGACCACAGACGGTGCCTATGAAGAAACTCAGAGTGTTGAAGTGCCCCAGAGCGCCTCATCAAAATAA
- a CDS encoding YqgE/AlgH family protein: protein MSGEKPGYIDGQYLIAMPTMEDGRFAHSVIYVCAHSEEGAMGIVLNQPAPNITFRQLLGQLNIIDPDDDASMAIEFSDRKVYRGGPVDAGRGFVLHSDDYFLDETSLKIEEGVVLTATVEVLRAIASGNGPKRALLALGYAGWAPGQLEAELQANGWLTCETDPSLIFEGEGDQKWHNALGILGIDPGMLSSDIGQA from the coding sequence ATGTCTGGTGAAAAACCGGGTTACATTGACGGTCAATATCTCATCGCCATGCCCACGATGGAGGATGGCCGCTTCGCGCATTCCGTCATTTATGTGTGCGCCCACTCCGAAGAGGGAGCAATGGGGATTGTGCTCAATCAGCCGGCCCCTAACATCACATTTAGGCAGCTTTTAGGTCAGTTGAATATTATTGACCCCGATGATGATGCTTCAATGGCAATCGAATTCTCTGATAGGAAAGTGTATCGCGGCGGACCAGTCGATGCTGGCCGCGGGTTTGTCCTTCATTCCGATGATTACTTCCTTGATGAAACGAGTCTCAAAATCGAAGAGGGTGTTGTCCTCACAGCAACCGTAGAAGTCCTGCGTGCGATTGCCAGTGGCAACGGACCGAAAAGGGCGCTTCTGGCACTTGGATATGCCGGCTGGGCTCCGGGTCAACTGGAAGCAGAGCTGCAAGCCAATGGTTGGCTGACCTGTGAAACTGATCCCTCCTTGATCTTTGAGGGGGAAGGGGACCAGAAGTGGCACAACGCCCTTGGTATTCTCGGAATTGATCCCGGAATGCTTTCCAGCGATATCGGTCAGGCATAA
- the thrC gene encoding threonine synthase → MRYVSTRGEAPELDFSEVLLTGLARDGGLYLPKEFPQLSAEEISGFAGKPYSEVALKVIAPFVGDSIPHDDLKQMIEEAYASFAHEAVAPLIQTAPNTYVLELFHGPTLAFKDVAMQLLGRLMDYVLVKNDARATIVGATSGDTGGAAIEAFRGRERTDVFILFPEGRVSPVQQRQMTTAKEANIHALAIKGNFDDCQGILKDLFNNFPFRERVGLSGVNSINWARIVAQVTYYFTAAVSLGAPHRKVSFTVPTGNFGDVFAGYVASQMGLPIEKLVIATNTNDILARTLETGRYETRGVVVTTSPSMDIQVSSNFERLLFAANDKDSATVKSQMDSLKQSGGFSLSEKALSCIKEKFTAGRANEEDIARTIAETLKESGYLLDPHTAVAIHVAKSHSTDETPMIVLSTAHPAKFPAAVESASGVYPELPAHLSDLMERTEKFDVLPADAQEVAKFVEGKARAVKAGV, encoded by the coding sequence GTGAGATATGTAAGTACGCGCGGCGAAGCTCCAGAACTCGATTTTTCCGAGGTGCTGCTCACGGGATTGGCACGCGACGGCGGTTTGTATCTACCGAAGGAATTCCCACAATTATCTGCTGAGGAAATTTCAGGATTTGCTGGAAAGCCCTACAGTGAAGTAGCGCTCAAAGTCATCGCTCCGTTTGTCGGCGATTCCATTCCCCACGATGACCTGAAACAGATGATCGAGGAAGCCTACGCCAGCTTTGCACATGAAGCTGTCGCACCTCTCATCCAGACAGCTCCAAATACATACGTCCTAGAACTCTTCCACGGCCCGACGCTCGCCTTTAAAGATGTGGCGATGCAGCTTTTAGGCCGTTTGATGGATTACGTTCTTGTAAAAAATGATGCTCGTGCAACCATCGTTGGCGCCACGTCTGGCGACACTGGCGGCGCGGCGATTGAAGCCTTCCGTGGCCGTGAGCGCACCGATGTCTTTATCCTGTTTCCAGAGGGCCGTGTTTCTCCTGTGCAGCAGCGCCAGATGACCACCGCCAAGGAGGCAAACATCCATGCCCTCGCGATCAAAGGCAACTTTGATGACTGTCAGGGCATCCTAAAAGATTTGTTCAACAACTTCCCATTCCGTGAACGTGTTGGCCTGTCTGGTGTAAACTCCATCAACTGGGCGCGGATCGTGGCACAGGTGACCTACTACTTCACCGCTGCTGTGTCCTTAGGGGCTCCACACCGCAAGGTGTCCTTCACCGTCCCAACAGGCAACTTCGGCGATGTGTTCGCAGGCTATGTGGCCTCGCAGATGGGGCTGCCTATTGAGAAGCTGGTGATAGCAACCAACACCAACGACATTCTCGCACGTACGCTGGAAACAGGCCGTTATGAGACACGCGGCGTTGTGGTAACAACTTCTCCGTCCATGGACATTCAGGTTTCTTCCAACTTTGAGCGCCTGTTGTTTGCTGCAAACGACAAAGACAGCGCAACGGTGAAGAGCCAGATGGACAGCCTCAAACAGTCCGGTGGCTTTTCTCTCTCGGAAAAAGCTCTGAGCTGCATTAAAGAAAAGTTCACCGCTGGTCGCGCAAATGAAGAAGATATAGCGCGGACAATTGCTGAGACGCTTAAAGAAAGTGGTTACCTGCTTGATCCCCATACAGCGGTCGCGATCCACGTTGCCAAGAGCCACAGCACTGATGAGACTCCAATGATTGTGCTTTCAACCGCGCATCCAGCCAAGTTCCCGGCTGCCGTTGAAAGTGCTTCTGGTGTGTACCCAGAACTCCCCGCACACCTGTCCGATCTGATGGAACGGACTGAAAAATTCGACGTGCTTCCAGCGGACGCGCAGGAAGTTGCAAAATT